A genomic window from Prunus persica cultivar Lovell chromosome G2, Prunus_persica_NCBIv2, whole genome shotgun sequence includes:
- the LOC18784966 gene encoding uncharacterized protein LOC18784966 isoform X2, with translation MGMREWYWGSGRSSKRGRGGGGGPAEKDMTTSSGCMCAVFQLFDFHQLQLANLHHPQQPSFNTFHQEDLTVPKGVEAPRNSLDSSEGTSLSSTTKEEENLNSPILKFQMGMQIKTSGGGGRTSSADFSSDISSPGTKTPNLVARLMGLDLLPDQIQSPSSTSSCSSTTTHATSKSKVRTRKALQSRPRRHVVDMSDATNTAAAGTRSLPETPRISSARRSDVDLHHRLSLQINKENVGVGGGEELDFCRSSSYKRRDLKMINFGDHENVKSPSHYARQIVKQVRESVSRKVGLDITNTTRPVNKDKQGRDELLHQLKSKNGNAASKSLISKEDSSASCSPRLRFLDPKTTTTTPASLTAKDQIQPLPPKPKSPLSSLPPKPKPVQQPLKEEKQQQQQKSQTSIQKRRKSAHKQQEEAFVSPSTATRAIHNNIPADKKCKKTQLLSSNNVPTIFPIKKDPSPPATKIPQKQAQQQVSESDAQQSKRRWSQLSSSTSQTYKQQQEQQQMSRRTPHELATREIINMLNGGATSSATASGSAGGAAAEAELIQYLTRILSRTGIDKDTQVSFTNWFSPSHPLDPSIFHHLENSNVVDVTGQLGQRCNRKLMFRVVDEILVEILRPYINMKPWVATSSNNIGMWNNMNGSELVNILCHKIQSFPCADCQVLEDIDDLIDKDMPAESKVQSEMAFEEEGEGIVREVEKDILDTLIHETARVLWF, from the exons aTGGGCATGAGGGAGTGGTATTGGGGTTCTGGAAGATCCTCAAAGAGAGGTAGAGGTGGCGGAGGAGGACCAGCTGAGAAAGACATGACCACCTCTTCTGGTTGCATGTGTGCTGTCTTTCAGCTCTTTGACTTCCATCAACTTCAGCTTGCCAACTTACACCACCCACAGCAACCCTCTTTCAACACTTTCCACCAAGAAGATCTCACTGTCCCCAAag GTGTTGAAGCACCTAGGAACAGCTTGGATTCATCAGAAGGGACTTCACTGTCATCTaccacaaaagaagaagaaaatttaaatagtCCA ATTTTGAAATTCCAGATGGGTATGCAGATCAAAACAAGTGGAGGAGGAGGCAGAACATCTTCAGCTGATTTTTCATCAGATATTAGCTCACCAGGAACAAAGACCCCAAATTTGGTAGCAAGGTTAATGGGTCTTGACCTTCTTCCTGATCAAATCCAATCACCCTCTTCCACTTCATCATGTAGTAGCACCACCACTCATGCAACTTCAAAGTCAAAAGTTCGGACTCGGAAAGCCCTCCAAAGTAGACCAAGACGACATGTCGTGGATATGAGCGACGCTACTAATACTGCAGCAGCTGGTACTCGTTCACTGCCTGAGACTCCAAGAATCTCATCAGCCAGAAGATCAGACGTTGATCTTCATCACCGCCTTTCACTTCAAATCAACAAAGAGAATGTTGGGGTGGGGGGTGGTGAGGAACTGGATTTTTGCAGGTCTTCATCTTACAAAAGGAGGGACCTAAAGATGATTAATTTTGGAGATCATGAGAATGTTAAAAGCCCAAGCCACTATGCTAGGCAGATTGTGAAGCAGGTGAGAGAAAGTGTTAGCAGGAAAGTTGGTTTGGACATCACAAACACCACCAGACCAGTTAACAAAGACAAGCAAGGCAGAGATGAGCTCCTTCACCAGCTTAAATCTAAGAATGGTAATGCTGCTTCCAAGAGTTTAATCAGCAAGGAAGACAGTTCAGCTTCCTGCTCTCCCAGGCTCAGATTCTTGGACCCCAAGACTACAACTACAACGCCTGCATCATTGACAGCCAAGGATCAAATTCAACCACTTCCTCCAAAACCCAAATCACCTCTCTCATCTTTACCTCCCAAGCCAAAGCCTGTGCAGCAGCCactgaaagaagaaaaacagcagcagcagcagaaaaGCCAGACATCAATTCAAAAGCGTAGAAAATCTGCTCATAAGCAACAGGAGGAAGCATTTGTTAGTCCATCAACAGCTACAAGAGCCATCCATAATAATATTCCAGCTGAcaagaaatgcaagaaaaccCAATTATTGTCAAGCAACAATGTCCCTACCATTTTTCCAATCAAGAAAGATCCTTCACCTCCAGCTACCAAAATCCCCCAGAAACAG GCACAACAACAAGTATCTGAATCTGACGCCCAACAATCGAAACGTAGGTGGTCACAGTTATCTAGTTCCACGAGCCAAACGTACAAACAACAACAAGAGCAGCAGCAAATGAGCCGGAGGACCCCCCATGAGCTCGCCACCCGAGAAATCATCAACATGCTTAACGGTGGTGCCACCAGTTCAGCCACCGCTTCCGGCTCTGCTGGTGGAGCAGCAGCAGAGGCAGAGCTGATCCAGTACCTCACAAGAATATTAAGCCGTACTGGCATTGATAAAGACACCCAAGTTTCCTTCACCAACTGGTTCTCTCCGTCCCATCCGCTAGACCCTTCCATTTTTCACCACCTTGAAAATTCTAACGTTGTTGATGTTACTGGTCAACTTGGTCAAAGGTGCAACAGGAAGTTAATGTTCCGTGTGGTGGATGAAATTTTGGTGGAAATTTTGAGGCCATATATCAACATGAAACCATGGGTTGCAACTAGCTCAAACAATATTGGCATGTGGAATAATATGAATGGGTCAGAACTGGTTAACATTTTGTGCCACAAAATCCAGAGCTTTCCGTGTGCCGACTGTCAGGTTCTTGAAGACATTGACGATTTAATTGACAAGGACATGCCTGCAGAGTCGAAGGTGCAAAGTGAGATGGCGTTtgaggaagaaggagaagggaTCGTTAGGGAGGTAGAGAAGGACATATTGGACACACTCATACATGAAACGGCTAGGGTCCtatggttttga
- the LOC18784966 gene encoding uncharacterized protein LOC18784966 isoform X1 has product MGMREWYWGSGRSSKRGRGGGGGPAEKDMTTSSGCMCAVFQLFDFHQLQLANLHHPQQPSFNTFHQEDLTVPKGVEAPRNSLDSSEGTSLSSTTKEEENLNSPILKFQMGMQIKTSGGGGRTSSADFSSDISSPGTKTPNLVARLMGLDLLPDQIQSPSSTSSCSSTTTHATSKSKVRTRKALQSRPRRHVVDMSDATNTAAAGTRSLPETPRISSARRSDVDLHHRLSLQINKENVGVGGGEELDFCRSSSYKRRDLKMINFGDHENVKSPSHYARQIVKQVRESVSRKVGLDITNTTRPVNKDKQGRDELLHQLKSKNGNAASKSLISKEDSSASCSPRLRFLDPKTTTTTPASLTAKDQIQPLPPKPKSPLSSLPPKPKPVQQPLKEEKQQQQQKSQTSIQKRRKSAHKQQEEAFVSPSTATRAIHNNIPADKKCKKTQLLSSNNVPTIFPIKKDPSPPATKIPQKQQAQQQVSESDAQQSKRRWSQLSSSTSQTYKQQQEQQQMSRRTPHELATREIINMLNGGATSSATASGSAGGAAAEAELIQYLTRILSRTGIDKDTQVSFTNWFSPSHPLDPSIFHHLENSNVVDVTGQLGQRCNRKLMFRVVDEILVEILRPYINMKPWVATSSNNIGMWNNMNGSELVNILCHKIQSFPCADCQVLEDIDDLIDKDMPAESKVQSEMAFEEEGEGIVREVEKDILDTLIHETARVLWF; this is encoded by the exons aTGGGCATGAGGGAGTGGTATTGGGGTTCTGGAAGATCCTCAAAGAGAGGTAGAGGTGGCGGAGGAGGACCAGCTGAGAAAGACATGACCACCTCTTCTGGTTGCATGTGTGCTGTCTTTCAGCTCTTTGACTTCCATCAACTTCAGCTTGCCAACTTACACCACCCACAGCAACCCTCTTTCAACACTTTCCACCAAGAAGATCTCACTGTCCCCAAag GTGTTGAAGCACCTAGGAACAGCTTGGATTCATCAGAAGGGACTTCACTGTCATCTaccacaaaagaagaagaaaatttaaatagtCCA ATTTTGAAATTCCAGATGGGTATGCAGATCAAAACAAGTGGAGGAGGAGGCAGAACATCTTCAGCTGATTTTTCATCAGATATTAGCTCACCAGGAACAAAGACCCCAAATTTGGTAGCAAGGTTAATGGGTCTTGACCTTCTTCCTGATCAAATCCAATCACCCTCTTCCACTTCATCATGTAGTAGCACCACCACTCATGCAACTTCAAAGTCAAAAGTTCGGACTCGGAAAGCCCTCCAAAGTAGACCAAGACGACATGTCGTGGATATGAGCGACGCTACTAATACTGCAGCAGCTGGTACTCGTTCACTGCCTGAGACTCCAAGAATCTCATCAGCCAGAAGATCAGACGTTGATCTTCATCACCGCCTTTCACTTCAAATCAACAAAGAGAATGTTGGGGTGGGGGGTGGTGAGGAACTGGATTTTTGCAGGTCTTCATCTTACAAAAGGAGGGACCTAAAGATGATTAATTTTGGAGATCATGAGAATGTTAAAAGCCCAAGCCACTATGCTAGGCAGATTGTGAAGCAGGTGAGAGAAAGTGTTAGCAGGAAAGTTGGTTTGGACATCACAAACACCACCAGACCAGTTAACAAAGACAAGCAAGGCAGAGATGAGCTCCTTCACCAGCTTAAATCTAAGAATGGTAATGCTGCTTCCAAGAGTTTAATCAGCAAGGAAGACAGTTCAGCTTCCTGCTCTCCCAGGCTCAGATTCTTGGACCCCAAGACTACAACTACAACGCCTGCATCATTGACAGCCAAGGATCAAATTCAACCACTTCCTCCAAAACCCAAATCACCTCTCTCATCTTTACCTCCCAAGCCAAAGCCTGTGCAGCAGCCactgaaagaagaaaaacagcagcagcagcagaaaaGCCAGACATCAATTCAAAAGCGTAGAAAATCTGCTCATAAGCAACAGGAGGAAGCATTTGTTAGTCCATCAACAGCTACAAGAGCCATCCATAATAATATTCCAGCTGAcaagaaatgcaagaaaaccCAATTATTGTCAAGCAACAATGTCCCTACCATTTTTCCAATCAAGAAAGATCCTTCACCTCCAGCTACCAAAATCCCCCAGAAACAG CAGGCACAACAACAAGTATCTGAATCTGACGCCCAACAATCGAAACGTAGGTGGTCACAGTTATCTAGTTCCACGAGCCAAACGTACAAACAACAACAAGAGCAGCAGCAAATGAGCCGGAGGACCCCCCATGAGCTCGCCACCCGAGAAATCATCAACATGCTTAACGGTGGTGCCACCAGTTCAGCCACCGCTTCCGGCTCTGCTGGTGGAGCAGCAGCAGAGGCAGAGCTGATCCAGTACCTCACAAGAATATTAAGCCGTACTGGCATTGATAAAGACACCCAAGTTTCCTTCACCAACTGGTTCTCTCCGTCCCATCCGCTAGACCCTTCCATTTTTCACCACCTTGAAAATTCTAACGTTGTTGATGTTACTGGTCAACTTGGTCAAAGGTGCAACAGGAAGTTAATGTTCCGTGTGGTGGATGAAATTTTGGTGGAAATTTTGAGGCCATATATCAACATGAAACCATGGGTTGCAACTAGCTCAAACAATATTGGCATGTGGAATAATATGAATGGGTCAGAACTGGTTAACATTTTGTGCCACAAAATCCAGAGCTTTCCGTGTGCCGACTGTCAGGTTCTTGAAGACATTGACGATTTAATTGACAAGGACATGCCTGCAGAGTCGAAGGTGCAAAGTGAGATGGCGTTtgaggaagaaggagaagggaTCGTTAGGGAGGTAGAGAAGGACATATTGGACACACTCATACATGAAACGGCTAGGGTCCtatggttttga
- the LOC18785169 gene encoding MADS-box protein AGL42 isoform X1 — MVRGKIEMKRIENATSRQVTFSKRRNGLLKKAFELSVLCDAQVSVIIFSQKGRLYEFSSSDMQDTIKRYHKHAKAGQTNKIEVEEYVEQLKHESTAMAKKIENLEASQRKLLGHGLDSCSVEELQEITGQLERSVRKIRERKAHLFAEQMEQLRAKERLLIEENAKLSEEFGAQPRQLLLQQQLSVEEKGAVSYWSQSSLSSEVETELFIGPPVTRC; from the exons ATGGTGAGAGGGAAGATTGAGAtgaaaagaattgaaaatgcCACAAGCCGGCAAGTGACCTTCTCCAAACGTCGAAATGGGTTGTTGAAGAAAGCCTTTGAGCTTTCAGTTCTCTGCGATGCTCAAGTTTCCGTCATCATCTTCTCTCAGAAAGGCAGGCTATATGAGTTCTCCAGCTCTGA CATGCAAGATACTATAAAACGATACCACAAACATGCAAAGGCTGGGCAAACCAACAAGATTGAAGTGGAAGAATATGTGGAG CAATTGAAGCATGAATCGACTGCTATGGCCAAGAAGATAGAGAACCTAGAAGCTTCTCAACG GAAGCTTTTGGGACATGGCTTGGACTCTTGCTCTGTCGAGGAGCTCCAAGAGATCACTGGCCAGTTGGAGCGAAGTGTACGCaaaataagagagagaaag GCTCATTTATTTGCGGAGCAGATGGAACAATTAAGGGCAAAG GAGAGGCTCCTCATAGAAGAGAATGCAAAGTTAAGTGAAGAG TTTGGTGCACAGCCGAGGCAGCTGCTGCTGCAGCAGCAGCTTTCAGTTGAAGAAAAAGGAGCTGTGAGCTACTGGAGTCAAAGTAGCCTGAGTTCTGAGGTGGAGACTGAATTGTTCATCGGACCGCCGGTAACGCGCTGTTGA
- the LOC18785169 gene encoding MADS-box protein SOC1 isoform X2: MVRGKIEMKRIENATSRQVTFSKRRNGLLKKAFELSVLCDAQVSVIIFSQKGRLYEFSSSDMQDTIKRYHKHAKAGQTNKIEVEEYVEQLKHESTAMAKKIENLEASQRFIA, encoded by the exons ATGGTGAGAGGGAAGATTGAGAtgaaaagaattgaaaatgcCACAAGCCGGCAAGTGACCTTCTCCAAACGTCGAAATGGGTTGTTGAAGAAAGCCTTTGAGCTTTCAGTTCTCTGCGATGCTCAAGTTTCCGTCATCATCTTCTCTCAGAAAGGCAGGCTATATGAGTTCTCCAGCTCTGA CATGCAAGATACTATAAAACGATACCACAAACATGCAAAGGCTGGGCAAACCAACAAGATTGAAGTGGAAGAATATGTGGAG CAATTGAAGCATGAATCGACTGCTATGGCCAAGAAGATAGAGAACCTAGAAGCTTCTCAACGGTTTATTGCTTA G